A window from Mycolicibacterium tokaiense encodes these proteins:
- a CDS encoding exodeoxyribonuclease III: MRLATWNVNSIRTRVDRVTDWLERADVDVLAMQETKCTDAQFPSMPFAALGYEVAHVGVSQWNGVAIASRVGLADIEIGFAGQPTWSSKPDVEAAAEARALGATCGGVRVWSLYVPNGRSLADPHYAYKLDWLAALRDTAAGWLGDDAGAPIALVGDWNIAPTDEDVWSTEAYLGHTHVSEPERAAFHAINNAGFTDVVRPFTPGPGVYTYWDYTQLAFQKRRGMRIDFILGSPALAARVRHAEIGKDERRGKGASDHAPVLIDLDDQPGDTTQ, from the coding sequence ATGCGACTGGCCACCTGGAATGTGAACTCGATCCGCACCCGCGTGGACCGGGTGACCGACTGGCTGGAGCGCGCTGACGTGGACGTGCTGGCCATGCAGGAGACCAAGTGCACCGACGCGCAGTTCCCGTCGATGCCGTTCGCCGCACTGGGTTACGAGGTGGCCCACGTCGGGGTCAGCCAGTGGAACGGCGTGGCGATCGCCAGCCGGGTCGGGTTGGCGGACATCGAGATCGGCTTCGCCGGCCAACCCACCTGGAGCAGCAAACCCGACGTCGAGGCGGCTGCGGAAGCCCGCGCGCTCGGCGCCACCTGCGGCGGGGTGCGGGTGTGGAGCCTCTACGTTCCCAACGGCCGCTCCCTGGCCGATCCGCACTACGCGTACAAACTGGATTGGCTTGCGGCGCTGCGGGATACCGCGGCGGGCTGGCTGGGCGACGACGCCGGAGCGCCGATCGCGCTGGTGGGCGACTGGAACATCGCCCCCACCGACGAGGACGTCTGGAGCACCGAGGCCTACCTGGGCCACACACATGTGTCCGAGCCGGAGCGGGCTGCGTTCCACGCGATCAACAACGCGGGATTCACCGACGTGGTGCGTCCCTTCACCCCGGGCCCCGGGGTCTACACGTACTGGGACTACACGCAACTGGCGTTCCAGAAACGCCGCGGCATGCGCATCGACTTCATCCTGGGCTCACCGGCTCTGGCAGCCCGGGTGCGGCACGCCGAGATCGGCAAGGACGAACGTCGGGGCAAGGGCGCCAGCGATCACGCACCGGTGCTGATCGACCTCGACGATCAACCGGGCGATACCACGCAGTAG
- a CDS encoding peptide deformylase produces the protein MAVVPIRIVGDPVLHTPTQPVELGPGGSIPEDVTALIEDLYETMDAAYGVGLAANQIGVPLRVFVYDCADDRKATVRRRGVVINPVLETSEVPETMPDPEDDDEGCLSVPGENFPTGRATWARVTGVDAEGAPVDIEGTGLFARMLQHETGHLDGFLYLDRLVGRHARAAKRAVKRNGWGVPGFSWTPGEGPDPFGH, from the coding sequence ATGGCAGTAGTTCCGATCCGCATCGTGGGAGACCCCGTCCTGCACACTCCGACCCAGCCGGTGGAGCTCGGCCCCGGCGGATCGATCCCCGAAGACGTGACCGCACTCATCGAAGATCTGTACGAGACCATGGACGCCGCATACGGAGTCGGCTTGGCCGCCAACCAGATCGGCGTACCGCTGCGGGTCTTCGTCTATGACTGCGCCGATGACCGCAAGGCGACGGTGCGGCGACGCGGCGTGGTGATCAACCCGGTGCTCGAGACCTCCGAGGTACCCGAGACCATGCCCGACCCGGAGGACGACGACGAGGGATGCCTGTCGGTGCCCGGGGAGAACTTCCCCACCGGCCGCGCCACCTGGGCCCGCGTGACCGGCGTCGACGCCGAGGGCGCCCCGGTCGACATCGAGGGCACCGGCCTGTTCGCCCGCATGCTGCAGCACGAGACCGGACACCTGGACGGCTTCCTCTATCTGGACCGGTTGGTGGGCCGCCACGCCCGCGCCGCCAAGCGCGCGGTCAAGCGGAACGGCTGGGGTGTGCCGGGCTTCTCCTGGACCCCGGGCGAGGGACCGGATCCCTTCGGGCATTGA
- a CDS encoding sensor histidine kinase produces the protein MPPSGKKRLLRGLARLLSLRTIVIISEIGVIATVLILGAWVWIGITNEQYSQLDRRLDSVSSLGDFSNLLSAPSAGDVDQATPDGNLVRTARIGGVTVSAPPSIVLPELGTGYTNTTIDGVEYRVRTFAAGPASIALGAPVAETERRIDAQHTRVLIICGSVIAGTFVVGWFISLIMVNPFRLLAQQARAINAQSNPDDVQVRGVREAEEIAEAVEGMLARIGTEQQRTKEALESARDFAAVASHELRTPLTAMRTNLEVLSTLDLDRPQREELVGDIMRTQTRIEATLTALERLAQGQLTTADDHVPLDITELLDRAAHDAVRSYPDLKVSLAPSPTVLMLGLPAGLRLVIDNAIANAVKHGGATEVQLSAVSSAAGVEIAVDDNGSGVPEAERAEVFERFARGSTASRSGSGLGLALVAQQAELHGGTAALEKSALGGARLVLRLPIVH, from the coding sequence GTGCCCCCCTCAGGTAAGAAGCGGCTGCTGCGGGGACTGGCCCGACTGCTGTCGCTGCGCACCATCGTGATCATCTCCGAGATCGGGGTGATCGCGACCGTGCTGATTCTCGGGGCCTGGGTGTGGATCGGGATCACCAACGAGCAGTACAGCCAGCTGGACCGGCGCCTGGACTCGGTGAGCAGCCTCGGTGACTTCTCCAACCTCCTCAGCGCACCCAGCGCCGGTGACGTCGACCAGGCCACCCCGGACGGCAACCTGGTCCGCACCGCCCGCATCGGGGGGGTCACGGTGTCGGCGCCACCATCGATCGTGCTGCCCGAACTGGGCACCGGCTACACCAACACCACCATCGACGGGGTGGAGTACCGGGTCCGGACGTTCGCCGCGGGCCCCGCATCCATCGCCCTGGGCGCACCCGTCGCCGAGACCGAGCGCCGCATCGACGCCCAGCACACGCGGGTGCTCATCATCTGCGGCAGCGTCATCGCGGGCACCTTCGTGGTGGGCTGGTTCATCTCGTTGATCATGGTCAACCCGTTCCGGTTGTTGGCCCAGCAGGCCCGGGCCATCAACGCGCAGTCCAACCCCGACGACGTGCAGGTCCGCGGGGTGCGCGAAGCCGAGGAGATCGCCGAGGCGGTGGAAGGCATGCTGGCCCGGATCGGTACCGAGCAGCAGCGCACCAAGGAGGCCCTGGAATCGGCCCGCGACTTCGCCGCGGTGGCCTCGCACGAGCTGCGCACCCCGTTGACGGCCATGCGCACCAATCTCGAGGTGCTCTCCACGCTGGACCTGGACCGCCCGCAGCGGGAGGAACTGGTCGGCGACATCATGCGCACCCAGACCCGCATCGAGGCCACGCTGACCGCGCTGGAGCGGCTGGCGCAGGGACAGCTGACCACCGCCGACGATCATGTGCCGCTGGACATCACCGAGTTGCTGGACCGTGCCGCCCACGACGCCGTGCGCAGCTATCCGGACCTCAAGGTGTCGCTGGCACCGTCACCCACGGTGCTGATGCTCGGCCTGCCCGCCGGGCTTCGCCTGGTGATCGACAACGCGATCGCCAATGCCGTCAAGCACGGTGGTGCCACCGAGGTGCAGCTGAGTGCGGTCAGCTCGGCGGCCGGCGTGGAGATCGCCGTCGACGACAACGGCTCCGGGGTGCCCGAAGCCGAGCGCGCCGAGGTGTTCGAACGCTTCGCCCGCGGGTCCACGGCGTCGCGATCGGGTTCGGGGTTGGGCCTGGCACTGGTGGCTCAGCAGGCCGAATTGCACGGCGGCACAGCAGCTCTGGAAAAGAGTGCCCTGGGCGGCGCGCGGCTGGTGCTGCGGCTGCCGATCGTGCACTAA
- a CDS encoding LppU/SCO3897 family protein, whose translation MGAADVGDTAMMLVIPVVGLILLSSGIWRQRHESRASPPPPGAPSPQPVPHSGPDAIATVLILLGSGLLVLGLAATALAALGPRPDSTRSARLSLSSPTAAAHRLHVGECITDRQYAVADMSPRPTDCADPDAVYELAYQAEGPSATCPDGFREDSGYAVLFNNSHTYCFVLNVDEGECFSVLPEADLFRPVDCTDPDANTRIDKILDGAEDLALCPAGPQGASFPQPARTYCVVSPG comes from the coding sequence ATGGGTGCTGCTGACGTCGGCGACACCGCGATGATGCTGGTGATACCCGTGGTGGGGTTGATCCTGCTGAGCTCGGGTATCTGGCGGCAACGACACGAGTCACGGGCTTCCCCGCCGCCCCCGGGAGCGCCGTCGCCCCAGCCGGTGCCGCATTCCGGTCCCGATGCGATCGCCACCGTACTGATCCTGCTGGGCAGCGGCCTGCTGGTGCTGGGCCTGGCCGCCACCGCGCTGGCCGCGCTGGGCCCGAGGCCGGATTCGACGCGGTCCGCCCGGCTGTCGCTGAGCTCACCGACGGCCGCTGCCCACCGGCTGCACGTGGGGGAATGCATCACGGATCGGCAGTACGCGGTGGCGGACATGTCGCCGAGGCCCACCGACTGCGCCGATCCGGACGCCGTCTACGAACTGGCCTATCAGGCCGAGGGCCCGTCGGCCACCTGTCCGGACGGGTTCCGGGAGGACTCCGGCTACGCCGTCCTGTTCAACAACTCCCACACCTACTGCTTCGTGCTCAACGTCGACGAGGGGGAGTGCTTCTCCGTGCTGCCTGAAGCGGACCTGTTCCGGCCGGTGGACTGCACCGACCCCGACGCGAACACCCGGATCGACAAGATTCTGGACGGCGCCGAGGATCTGGCGCTGTGTCCCGCGGGCCCGCAGGGTGCGTCCTTTCCGCAGCCGGCCCGCACCTACTGCGTGGTATCGCCCGGTTGA
- a CDS encoding 4-(cytidine 5'-diphospho)-2-C-methyl-D-erythritol kinase — translation MSASDGSTAAEWVPTGSVTVRVPGKVNLFLAVGDTRADGYHELTTVFHAVSLFDEITVRTADVMSLDITGEGAESLPVDERNLAWQAAELLAEHVGRTPDVAITIDKSIPVAGGMAGGSADAAAVLVAVNHLWEQGVPRRDLHALAAELGSDVPFALHGGTALGTGRGEELATVLARNTFHWVLAFGAEGLSTPKVFAEIDRLRENGEPPRLGDTEPLLAALATGDPAQLAPLLGNELQAAAISLDPRLRRTLRAGMDAGALAGIVSGSGPTCAFLCTSAGAAVDVGTELAGAGVCRTVRVASGPVQGARVVPSPLGQ, via the coding sequence GTGTCCGCATCCGACGGCAGCACCGCCGCAGAGTGGGTACCGACTGGATCGGTGACCGTGCGCGTTCCGGGCAAGGTCAACCTGTTCCTCGCCGTCGGTGACACCCGTGCCGACGGCTACCACGAACTGACCACCGTCTTCCACGCCGTCTCGCTGTTCGACGAGATCACCGTGCGCACCGCCGACGTGATGTCGCTGGACATCACCGGCGAAGGGGCGGAGTCACTGCCCGTCGACGAACGCAACCTGGCCTGGCAGGCCGCCGAGCTGCTGGCCGAGCACGTGGGCCGGACCCCCGACGTGGCGATCACCATCGACAAGTCCATCCCGGTGGCCGGCGGGATGGCCGGCGGCAGCGCCGACGCCGCGGCGGTGCTGGTTGCCGTCAACCATCTCTGGGAGCAGGGCGTGCCCCGGCGTGACCTGCACGCGCTGGCCGCCGAACTGGGCAGCGACGTGCCGTTCGCGCTGCACGGCGGCACCGCGCTGGGCACGGGCCGGGGGGAGGAACTCGCGACTGTCCTGGCGCGCAACACGTTCCACTGGGTGCTGGCCTTCGGCGCGGAAGGACTGTCCACACCGAAGGTCTTCGCCGAGATCGACCGACTGCGCGAGAACGGTGAGCCGCCGCGCCTGGGCGACACGGAGCCTCTGCTGGCGGCCCTGGCCACGGGTGATCCCGCGCAACTGGCCCCGCTGCTGGGCAACGAGCTGCAGGCTGCCGCCATCAGTCTGGATCCGCGGCTGCGCCGCACCCTGCGGGCCGGGATGGACGCCGGTGCGCTGGCGGGGATCGTGTCGGGATCCGGGCCGACCTGCGCGTTCCTGTGCACGTCGGCGGGTGCGGCGGTGGACGTCGGCACGGAGTTGGCGGGTGCCGGCGTGTGCCGCACGGTGCGGGTGGCCAGCGGTCCGGTGCAGGGCGCGCGCGTGGTGCCCAGCCCGCTCGGGCAGTGA
- a CDS encoding HNH endonuclease signature motif containing protein — protein sequence MGTSAVADREAMLAALAEMEELTARMNRLSIDAFSDVELLDVQQRREAITRAQPVFDHRVYQRITSQSSPVALGAKSYAAVLSQRLRISSSEARRRLDEAALLGPRTSLTGEPMAPTMPGFARGQAQGLIGAEHIKHVRWFFRELPGFVDFQTRANAEEQLAQHACELGPEAFRAAAAHMLYLLNQDGELSDEDRQALAYIRVGKQRPDGMRPFEGLLTPEAWATLEPLLERNAAPGMCNPADENPCLDGEPTEEQIRNDTRTTGKRNHDALLALCKRMLTTQPTGTINGLPANVVITVSLTDLEKGTGHGLTAGGTLLPIADVLKFAAHSRPWLALFDGKGLPLHLGRARRTATLAQRLMLLAKHRGCTMPGCTASAYRCQVHHANQDWKDGGRTDIEDLTLACGPNNRMVETTGWTTRNRPEDGVTEWIPPPHLDCGQSRTNNIYHPERIIDPGDDP from the coding sequence ATGGGAACGTCAGCTGTCGCCGATCGCGAGGCGATGCTGGCGGCCCTGGCGGAGATGGAAGAGCTGACCGCCCGGATGAATCGGCTGTCGATCGACGCGTTCTCCGATGTCGAGTTGTTGGATGTGCAGCAGCGGCGTGAAGCCATCACCCGCGCGCAGCCGGTGTTCGATCATCGGGTGTATCAGCGGATCACGTCTCAGAGTTCACCGGTGGCCTTGGGTGCCAAGAGTTACGCGGCAGTGTTGTCGCAGCGGTTGCGGATTTCCAGCTCGGAGGCGCGCCGCCGGTTGGATGAGGCGGCGTTGTTGGGGCCGCGGACCTCGCTGACCGGTGAGCCGATGGCGCCCACGATGCCGGGGTTTGCGCGCGGTCAGGCGCAGGGGTTGATCGGGGCCGAGCACATCAAGCATGTGCGGTGGTTTTTCCGTGAGCTGCCCGGCTTCGTGGACTTCCAGACCCGGGCCAACGCCGAAGAACAACTGGCCCAGCATGCCTGCGAGCTGGGGCCTGAGGCGTTCCGCGCCGCCGCCGCGCACATGCTCTATCTGCTGAACCAGGACGGGGAGCTCTCCGATGAGGACCGTCAAGCCCTGGCCTATATCCGGGTGGGTAAGCAACGCCCCGACGGGATGCGCCCGTTCGAAGGCTTGTTGACCCCGGAGGCGTGGGCGACTCTGGAGCCGTTGCTGGAGCGCAACGCCGCCCCGGGGATGTGCAACCCGGCTGATGAGAACCCCTGCCTTGACGGTGAACCCACCGAAGAGCAGATACGCAACGACACCCGCACCACGGGCAAACGGAATCACGATGCGCTGCTGGCTCTGTGCAAGCGCATGCTCACCACGCAGCCGACGGGGACCATCAACGGATTACCGGCGAACGTGGTCATCACCGTGAGTCTGACCGATCTGGAGAAGGGCACCGGCCACGGCCTCACTGCCGGCGGCACGCTGCTGCCGATCGCCGATGTGCTGAAGTTCGCCGCCCACTCCCGCCCCTGGCTGGCGCTGTTCGACGGCAAAGGGCTACCGCTGCATCTGGGCCGGGCCAGGAGGACCGCCACCCTGGCCCAGCGGTTGATGCTGCTCGCGAAGCACCGGGGCTGCACCATGCCCGGGTGCACCGCCAGCGCCTACCGCTGCCAGGTGCATCACGCCAACCAGGACTGGAAAGACGGCGGCCGCACCGACATCGAGGACCTGACGTTGGCGTGCGGGCCGAACAATCGGATGGTGGAGACCACCGGCTGGACCACAAGAAACCGCCCCGAGGATGGTGTCACCGAGTGGATCCCGCCGCCACACCTCGACTGCGGCCAGTCCCGCACCAACAACATTTACCACCCGGAACGGATCATCGACCCCGGCGACGACCCGTAA
- a CDS encoding N-acetylglutamate synthase, CG3035 family, whose product MIEFPGIGNRVSIRYRVPDGLTDVIGHLEATSPLVLVRTASDGTVEVDPADVVSVRELSGRPVRNSEIRALEYAAALAWPGTEQHWIGGWFLRAAGGHTSRANSAVPLQMSATLAELPAVARWYGERGLPAWLALPERLLKVGAPGIKENRVLVRDIEAGPAAAITSATRPDADWLRVYEREVPVEVLTAVVDGEVTFASVGSAAVGRGAVTSAPDGTRWLGISSVRVADEQRRRGHARTICEGLMGWGAARGATRCYVQVLSDNAAAIRLYESMGFALHHRVRYVEVDSVLA is encoded by the coding sequence TTGATCGAGTTCCCCGGCATCGGCAACCGCGTCAGCATCCGGTACCGGGTGCCCGACGGCCTGACCGACGTCATCGGCCACTTGGAGGCGACGTCGCCGCTTGTCCTGGTGCGCACCGCCTCCGACGGCACCGTCGAAGTGGATCCTGCCGACGTCGTCAGCGTGCGGGAGCTCAGCGGTCGGCCGGTGCGCAACTCCGAGATCCGGGCGCTGGAGTACGCGGCGGCGCTGGCCTGGCCGGGCACCGAGCAGCACTGGATCGGCGGCTGGTTCCTACGCGCCGCGGGCGGGCACACCAGTCGGGCCAATTCAGCTGTGCCGCTGCAGATGTCAGCCACGTTGGCCGAACTGCCCGCGGTGGCACGCTGGTACGGCGAGCGTGGCCTGCCGGCGTGGTTGGCCCTGCCGGAGCGGCTGCTGAAGGTCGGTGCACCCGGGATAAAGGAGAACCGGGTGCTGGTGCGCGACATCGAAGCAGGCCCCGCGGCCGCCATCACGTCGGCGACCCGTCCGGATGCCGATTGGTTACGGGTGTATGAACGTGAGGTCCCGGTCGAGGTTCTCACCGCGGTGGTCGACGGCGAGGTCACCTTCGCCTCCGTCGGCAGTGCCGCCGTGGGTCGGGGTGCGGTGACCTCCGCCCCGGACGGCACACGCTGGCTGGGTATTTCGTCGGTGCGGGTGGCAGACGAGCAGCGCCGGCGCGGTCACGCGCGCACCATCTGCGAAGGGCTGATGGGGTGGGGCGCCGCCCGTGGCGCCACCCGGTGTTACGTCCAGGTGCTCAGCGACAACGCCGCGGCAATCCGGCTCTACGAGTCCATGGGCTTCGCCCTGCATCACCGCGTGCGCTATGTCGAGGTCGATTCCGTTCTGGCGTAG
- a CDS encoding DUF3263 domain-containing protein — MEGAMARAERSGDDAELTDGLTRREHDILAFERQWWKYAGSKEEAIKELFSMSATRYYQVLNALVERPEALAADPMLVKRLRRLRATRQKARAARKLGFDIT; from the coding sequence ATGGAAGGCGCCATGGCAAGGGCTGAGCGTTCGGGGGATGACGCTGAGCTCACCGATGGGCTGACCCGTCGCGAGCACGACATCCTTGCATTCGAACGGCAATGGTGGAAGTACGCCGGGTCCAAAGAAGAGGCCATCAAAGAGCTCTTCTCCATGTCAGCCACGCGCTACTACCAGGTGCTCAACGCCCTCGTCGAACGGCCCGAAGCGCTGGCGGCCGACCCGATGCTGGTCAAGCGTCTCCGTCGGCTGCGGGCCACCCGCCAGAAGGCCCGCGCCGCACGCAAGCTGGGCTTTGACATCACCTGA
- a CDS encoding serine/threonine-protein kinase: MPRPGEDFNGYAVAQVLGHGGSATVYLARRISDDHQVALKVLTPGRRTESRLIRITREFDFARRLGHPHIIEMYTRGVDWLAMQYVDGGNVSTLHSLDLRLQALRQIAEALDFAHRRGIVHCDVKPPNILVHRDFGARGAVLIDFGVAHSVAADMAARLARDPTGRLSLDPAKRITHQPAGSAATVQASLPYAAPELLTGRAPSAATDEYALACTAVELITGAAAFTAPTPAALIDAQLRQPPPKIARRVSWIPHAFDSILAKALAKDPDARYETCAEMIELLNRVLRRRN; encoded by the coding sequence GTGCCGCGTCCAGGTGAGGACTTCAACGGGTACGCCGTGGCGCAGGTCCTCGGCCACGGCGGCAGCGCCACCGTGTACCTGGCCAGGCGCATCAGCGATGACCACCAGGTGGCGTTGAAGGTGCTGACGCCGGGCCGGCGCACGGAGTCCCGGCTCATCCGCATCACCCGCGAATTCGATTTCGCCCGCCGGCTCGGGCACCCCCACATCATCGAGATGTACACCCGGGGCGTCGACTGGCTGGCCATGCAGTACGTCGACGGCGGCAACGTGAGCACGCTGCACAGCCTGGACCTGCGCCTGCAGGCGCTGCGCCAGATTGCCGAGGCGCTGGACTTCGCACACCGCCGCGGCATCGTGCACTGCGACGTGAAACCGCCGAACATCTTGGTGCACAGGGACTTCGGAGCTCGTGGTGCCGTGCTCATCGACTTCGGCGTGGCCCACTCGGTGGCCGCCGACATGGCCGCACGGCTGGCCCGAGACCCCACCGGACGGCTGTCGCTGGATCCCGCCAAGCGCATCACCCACCAGCCGGCCGGGTCTGCGGCCACCGTGCAGGCGTCACTGCCCTACGCGGCACCGGAGCTGCTCACCGGACGTGCGCCCTCAGCTGCCACCGACGAATACGCCTTGGCGTGCACGGCGGTCGAACTGATCACCGGAGCCGCAGCGTTCACCGCGCCGACACCGGCGGCTCTGATCGACGCACAGCTGCGGCAGCCGCCGCCGAAGATCGCGCGGCGGGTGTCCTGGATCCCGCACGCCTTCGACTCCATCCTGGCCAAGGCACTGGCCAAGGATCCGGACGCCCGGTACGAGACCTGCGCCGAGATGATCGAACTGCTGAACCGGGTGTTGCGCCGGCGCAACTGA
- a CDS encoding class I SAM-dependent methyltransferase, whose protein sequence is MSAQLTQRRGLNDSITRFWSFAAPAYNQPCLQRWVYRPGQDEVVRALRSQGSQRIADIACGTGILTDRIERELRPDEVYGVDMSDGMLAQARRRSDRVRWMKGPAEELPFADGFLDAVVTTSAFHFFDQPAALREFHRVLAPGGLVAVTTIGPRLPLQRLSADLRNPAHIPSPREMHTLFTDAGLTVADQHRVARPLWTQLLSDLITVGVKS, encoded by the coding sequence ATGAGTGCACAGCTGACGCAGCGCCGCGGCCTGAACGACTCGATCACCCGGTTCTGGAGCTTCGCCGCTCCCGCCTACAACCAGCCCTGTCTGCAGCGCTGGGTCTACCGCCCGGGCCAGGACGAGGTGGTGCGCGCTCTGCGCTCCCAGGGCTCGCAACGGATCGCCGACATCGCTTGCGGCACCGGCATTCTCACCGACCGGATCGAGCGTGAGCTGCGGCCCGACGAGGTCTACGGAGTGGACATGTCCGACGGCATGCTGGCCCAGGCCCGCCGGCGCAGTGACCGGGTGCGCTGGATGAAAGGCCCTGCCGAGGAGCTGCCGTTCGCCGACGGGTTCCTCGACGCCGTGGTCACCACGTCGGCGTTCCACTTCTTCGACCAGCCGGCGGCGTTACGGGAATTCCACCGCGTGCTGGCGCCCGGTGGGCTGGTGGCGGTGACCACCATCGGCCCGCGGCTGCCCCTGCAGCGGCTCTCGGCCGATCTGCGCAATCCGGCGCACATCCCCTCACCGCGGGAGATGCACACGCTGTTCACCGATGCCGGCCTGACCGTGGCCGATCAGCACCGCGTGGCGCGGCCGCTGTGGACCCAGCTGCTGTCCGATCTGATCACCGTGGGCGTCAAGAGTTAG
- a CDS encoding fatty acyl-AMP ligase, translating to MSRFTEKMYYNAATSSKGMVTGEPHEPVRHTWGEVHERARRIAGGLAAGGIGPGDAIGVLAGFPVEIAPTAQAVWMRGASLTMLHQPTPRTDLAVWAEDTLTVIQMIEAKAVVVAEPFLVAIPVLEEKGIQVLTVGDLLAAEPIDPVETGEDDLALMQLTSGSTGSPKAVQITHRNIYSNAEAMFIGAQYEVETDVMVSWLPCFHDMGMVGFLTIPMYFGAELVKVTPMDFLRDTLLWAKLIDKYKGTMTAAPNFAYALLAKRLRRQAQPGQFDLSTLRFALSGAEPVEPADVEDLLDAGKPFGLKPSAILPAYGMAETTLAVSFSECNAGLVVDEVDADLLAALRQAVPATKGNTRRLATLGPLLTDLEARIVDEHGNVMPPRGVGVIELRGESLTPGYITMGGFIPAQDEHGWYDTGDLGYLTDNGHVVVCGRVKDVIIMAGRNIYPTDIERAAGRVEGVRPGCAVAVRLDAGHSRETFAVAVESNAYQDPDEVHRIERQVAHEVVTEVDVRPRNVVVLGPGTIPKTPSGKLRRANSVALVT from the coding sequence GTGAGCAGGTTCACCGAGAAGATGTACTACAACGCCGCGACCAGCTCGAAAGGGATGGTCACCGGGGAGCCGCACGAGCCCGTCCGCCACACGTGGGGCGAAGTGCACGAGCGGGCCCGCCGGATCGCCGGTGGTCTGGCCGCGGGCGGCATCGGGCCCGGCGACGCCATCGGCGTGCTGGCCGGCTTCCCGGTCGAGATCGCGCCCACCGCCCAGGCGGTCTGGATGCGCGGCGCCAGCCTGACCATGCTGCACCAGCCGACCCCGCGCACCGATCTGGCGGTGTGGGCGGAGGACACCCTCACGGTGATCCAGATGATCGAGGCCAAGGCCGTGGTGGTGGCCGAGCCGTTCCTGGTCGCCATCCCGGTGCTCGAGGAGAAGGGCATCCAGGTGCTCACCGTCGGCGATCTGCTGGCCGCCGAGCCCATCGATCCGGTGGAGACCGGCGAGGACGACCTGGCGCTGATGCAGCTGACCTCCGGCTCGACGGGCTCACCGAAGGCCGTGCAGATCACGCACCGCAACATCTACTCCAATGCCGAGGCCATGTTCATCGGCGCGCAGTACGAAGTCGAGACCGACGTGATGGTCAGCTGGCTGCCCTGCTTCCACGACATGGGCATGGTCGGCTTCCTGACCATTCCGATGTACTTCGGCGCCGAGCTGGTCAAGGTGACGCCGATGGACTTCCTGCGCGACACCCTGCTGTGGGCCAAGCTGATCGACAAGTACAAGGGCACCATGACGGCCGCCCCCAACTTCGCCTACGCGCTGCTGGCCAAACGGCTGCGCCGGCAGGCCCAGCCTGGCCAGTTCGACCTGTCCACCCTGCGCTTCGCCCTCTCGGGCGCCGAGCCGGTGGAGCCCGCCGACGTCGAGGACCTGCTGGACGCAGGCAAGCCGTTCGGCCTGAAGCCGTCGGCGATCCTGCCGGCCTACGGCATGGCCGAGACCACCCTGGCGGTGTCTTTCTCCGAGTGCAACGCCGGCCTCGTGGTCGACGAGGTGGATGCCGACCTGCTGGCGGCCCTGCGGCAGGCCGTGCCCGCCACCAAGGGCAACACCCGCCGCCTGGCCACCCTCGGGCCACTGCTGACCGACCTCGAAGCCCGGATCGTCGATGAGCACGGCAACGTGATGCCGCCGCGCGGTGTCGGTGTGATCGAGCTGCGCGGGGAGTCGCTGACCCCCGGTTACATCACCATGGGTGGTTTCATCCCGGCGCAGGACGAGCACGGCTGGTACGACACCGGCGACCTGGGCTATCTCACCGACAACGGGCACGTCGTGGTGTGCGGCCGCGTCAAGGACGTCATCATCATGGCCGGGCGCAACATCTACCCGACCGACATCGAGCGGGCCGCCGGACGCGTCGAGGGCGTGCGCCCGGGCTGTGCGGTGGCCGTCCGCCTGGATGCCGGGCACTCACGGGAAACCTTCGCCGTCGCTGTCGAGTCCAACGCCTACCAGGACCCCGACGAAGTGCACCGCATCGAGCGTCAGGTGGCCCATGAGGTGGTGACCGAGGTGGACGTCCGGCCGCGCAATGTCGTGGTCCTGGGACCCGGCACCATCCCCAAGACACCGTCGGGCAAGCTGCGCCGCGCCAACTCGGTGGCGCTGGTCACCTAG
- a CDS encoding DUF222 domain-containing protein → MSTNNDILSALDGIEAGLRTLARQPLEQLRPVDQRALLLRVEEAEKQMAAFDRRLLRTLVTGPKPVQFGDSSWADVLARRLRISVGEAQRRITEALHDEPRSA, encoded by the coding sequence ATGAGTACGAACAACGACATCCTGTCCGCACTGGACGGCATCGAAGCAGGTTTGCGCACGTTGGCCCGGCAGCCGCTGGAGCAGTTACGTCCCGTCGATCAACGCGCGCTGCTGCTGCGGGTGGAAGAGGCCGAGAAGCAGATGGCCGCCTTCGACCGCCGGCTGTTGCGCACGCTGGTCACCGGCCCGAAGCCGGTGCAGTTCGGCGACAGCTCCTGGGCCGACGTGCTGGCCCGACGGCTGCGCATCTCCGTCGGGGAAGCCCAACGGCGTATCACCGAGGCCCTGCACGACGAGCCGCGCTCGGCCTGA